A single window of Sporosarcina sp. FSL W7-1349 DNA harbors:
- the cobA gene encoding uroporphyrinogen-III C-methyltransferase, with the protein MATGQVYLVGAGPGHVKLITVRGLECIQEADVIVYDRLANAELLEHAKPEAELIYCGKLPKHHTLRQEEINDLLVEKASQGLTVTRLKGGDPAVFGRVAEEAAVLKHAGISYEIVPGVTAGIAAPMFAGIPVTHREHSSSFAMITGHLHEGNFVEEKWKAYATGIDTLVFYMGVQNLSYICSQLVEHGKDETTPVALIEWGTLEKQRTVTGTLETIEGIAAEAAITHPAIIVVGSVVSLRDTIQWFEKESVVPR; encoded by the coding sequence ATGGCAACAGGACAAGTCTATCTCGTCGGAGCAGGACCCGGCCATGTCAAACTAATCACAGTCCGGGGATTGGAATGCATTCAAGAAGCGGATGTCATCGTTTACGACCGTTTGGCGAACGCGGAGTTACTGGAGCATGCGAAGCCCGAGGCAGAGCTCATTTATTGCGGAAAATTGCCGAAACACCACACATTGCGGCAAGAGGAAATCAATGACTTGCTCGTGGAAAAGGCGTCCCAAGGGCTGACCGTCACCCGTTTGAAAGGCGGCGATCCGGCAGTGTTCGGACGAGTCGCCGAAGAGGCAGCAGTCTTGAAGCACGCTGGCATTTCGTATGAAATCGTCCCCGGAGTCACCGCAGGAATCGCGGCTCCGATGTTCGCAGGCATTCCCGTAACGCATCGGGAACACAGTTCTTCCTTTGCCATGATCACCGGCCATTTGCACGAAGGCAATTTTGTCGAGGAGAAATGGAAAGCCTATGCGACGGGGATTGACACGCTCGTCTTCTATATGGGCGTCCAAAACCTATCCTATATTTGCAGCCAGCTGGTCGAGCACGGGAAAGACGAGACAACCCCGGTCGCCCTTATCGAATGGGGCACGCTGGAAAAGCAACGCACCGTGACCGGGACATTGGAAACAATTGAAGGCATCGCTGCCGAGGCAGCCATCACCCACCCCGCCATCATCGTCGTCGGCAGCGTCGTCAGTTTGCGCGACACGATCCAATGGTTCGAAAAGGAATCAGTCGTACCACGTTGA
- a CDS encoding DinB family protein has translation MSTLQQLSFARMYTLSQVKQSPEAEWDVQPEGFSNTIRWNIGHIYVVMENFISKALPGYEVVNAEWMPLFVPGSSPTKWETEAPSNEELWNALKEQEQRVTSALEGKLNEPLPEPVQIRDHKMETVDALVQFTVWHEGVHAGVISGLNRVVSK, from the coding sequence ATGTCTACATTACAACAGTTGAGCTTTGCCAGAATGTACACGCTTAGCCAAGTCAAGCAATCGCCGGAAGCAGAATGGGATGTCCAGCCAGAGGGATTTAGCAACACAATCCGGTGGAATATCGGGCATATTTACGTCGTCATGGAGAACTTCATTTCAAAGGCGCTGCCTGGTTATGAAGTGGTGAATGCCGAATGGATGCCGCTTTTTGTTCCGGGTTCCAGCCCCACAAAATGGGAAACGGAAGCACCATCCAACGAGGAATTATGGAACGCCTTGAAAGAACAGGAGCAACGAGTGACTTCGGCGCTGGAAGGCAAGTTGAACGAACCGCTGCCAGAGCCAGTGCAGATTCGAGATCATAAGATGGAAACGGTCGATGCCCTCGTCCAATTTACAGTGTGGCATGAAGGTGTCCATGCCGGCGTTATCTCCGGGTTGAACCGTGTCGTATCCAAGTAA
- a CDS encoding CPBP family intramembrane glutamic endopeptidase has protein sequence MKKIAAFGLPFANIAILLWIEQGLQISYGWKTAAKIILFLLIPFFLFRPTRLPFLQFRKIDRKSILISSGAGIGMLAIIIGTFNLLQPYIDLESLRLDLEDSGVNSLIFPIIAFYILLGNSFIEEFFFRGILPDLLRQSRSRLFLPSFFFAIYHIAIFLPWFTPPLLALAIGGLWAGGIIFQLLNEKSGVILPSWIVHMWADAGILLIGAYLFYFK, from the coding sequence ATGAAAAAAATAGCCGCTTTTGGATTGCCTTTTGCCAATATAGCCATCCTATTGTGGATTGAGCAGGGGCTCCAAATTTCCTACGGTTGGAAAACGGCCGCCAAAATTATTCTTTTCCTACTCATCCCATTTTTCCTATTCCGGCCGACGCGCCTTCCCTTTTTACAGTTCAGGAAAATTGACCGAAAAAGCATCCTGATTTCCAGCGGGGCGGGAATCGGGATGCTTGCCATCATCATTGGGACATTCAACCTACTACAACCTTACATCGATCTCGAATCCTTGCGACTCGATTTAGAAGACTCTGGTGTGAATAGTTTGATATTTCCCATTATAGCATTTTATATCTTGTTAGGGAACTCCTTTATTGAAGAATTTTTCTTCCGGGGGATTTTACCGGACCTGTTACGGCAATCGCGGTCTCGTCTTTTCTTGCCCTCCTTCTTTTTCGCTATTTACCATATTGCCATTTTTCTCCCGTGGTTCACCCCGCCACTTCTGGCGCTTGCCATCGGTGGACTCTGGGCGGGCGGAATCATTTTTCAATTGCTGAATGAAAAAAGCGGCGTCATCCTTCCCTCCTGGATTGTTCATATGTGGGCCGATGCCGGCATTCTGCTCATCGGAGCATACCTATTTTATTTTAAATAA
- a CDS encoding sensor histidine kinase, whose amino-acid sequence MKKHNGMTLLVWSACAAVVLLTLLTYFQEGSRYIGKSYVDLDDFQMKMDEFYENLGATVLNPINIEAEKKRITVSKAEIEEHRNRYGTLSYQIENIEMQYEERIADAEAAKSENLKEALVKERDAKIRDIRQNFEDDSHVEAKVRAEKEVELESYLRDYINNLESRPPFPVAYELKDIETGEVFSSGNMNAPAAYQKDFIEDNGYLRAEGVRMDNWNPVYFGGERTEVVQEYAVNPFRDSVTTSTSETRAVDTQLQVKPAVRLFEGKVIVPKSALAKGDLGRDVQHFNRTKTGMYILWGLGVLALIAILTFFRFKKEWVTESRLIDRYNAWKIDFRAALLLFCGFWAYAVLEMLPGRYSWFFFQPSIENTISLGGLTAFCVLLIAAIVFQLVAFWEQVKVEGAFERELKNSYSAKFLKALQDMFLNRRIGTQMFLLLIGFFLAGIGFAGVLLQPFLIVIYAPLALFVGLPFIYIFVRRTAYLNRIMIATEAMAEGRLQKEIEVEGKSPLAKHAANLNNVREGVRISMNEQAKSERLKTELITNVSHDLRTPLTSIITYTDLLKNEELSIEERMKYVDILDKKSQRLKTLIEDLFDVSKMASGNMELTKQRVDLTQLLQQALAEHAAEIEESGLDFRPTMPESPLIAYVDGQRWWRVLDNLIVNAIKYTLPGTRVYISLRQVGSQSEFVVKNVTKYELGENVDELFERFKRADTSRHTDGSGLGLAIAQSIVDLHDGTMKIEVDGDLFKVTVTVPALPL is encoded by the coding sequence ATGAAAAAACATAATGGCATGACCTTGTTGGTATGGTCAGCATGTGCTGCTGTTGTCCTGCTGACGCTATTGACCTATTTTCAGGAAGGCTCTCGATATATCGGGAAAAGTTATGTCGATCTGGATGATTTCCAAATGAAGATGGATGAATTTTATGAAAATCTAGGGGCGACAGTTCTCAATCCGATCAATATTGAAGCGGAAAAGAAGCGAATTACAGTTTCCAAAGCAGAAATCGAAGAGCATCGTAATCGGTACGGTACATTGAGTTATCAAATTGAGAATATCGAGATGCAATACGAGGAACGGATTGCCGATGCAGAAGCTGCCAAGAGTGAAAATCTGAAAGAGGCCTTGGTGAAGGAGCGGGATGCGAAAATTCGGGATATCCGCCAAAACTTTGAAGACGATTCCCATGTGGAAGCGAAAGTCCGCGCTGAGAAGGAGGTGGAGCTGGAGTCGTATTTGAGAGATTATATTAATAATCTGGAAAGTCGTCCGCCGTTTCCGGTTGCTTATGAATTGAAGGACATCGAAACGGGGGAAGTGTTCTCTTCGGGGAATATGAATGCCCCTGCTGCCTATCAAAAAGATTTCATTGAGGACAATGGATATCTCAGAGCGGAGGGCGTCCGAATGGATAATTGGAATCCGGTTTATTTCGGTGGAGAGCGAACCGAGGTGGTCCAGGAATATGCGGTCAATCCATTCAGGGACAGTGTTACGACGTCGACGTCGGAAACTAGGGCAGTGGACACACAACTGCAGGTGAAGCCCGCTGTCCGATTGTTCGAAGGGAAGGTGATCGTCCCGAAAAGTGCATTGGCAAAAGGCGACCTTGGAAGGGACGTACAGCATTTTAATCGGACGAAAACCGGAATGTATATTTTATGGGGACTTGGTGTGCTAGCTTTAATCGCGATCTTGACGTTTTTCCGCTTCAAAAAGGAATGGGTGACGGAGAGTCGTCTAATTGATCGATATAATGCGTGGAAGATCGACTTCCGAGCGGCACTATTATTGTTCTGCGGATTTTGGGCGTATGCTGTGCTTGAAATGCTTCCAGGGCGATATTCTTGGTTCTTTTTTCAGCCGAGTATAGAAAACACCATATCTTTAGGTGGTCTAACCGCCTTTTGCGTTTTATTAATAGCAGCCATTGTTTTTCAGCTTGTTGCCTTTTGGGAGCAGGTGAAAGTGGAAGGGGCTTTTGAAAGGGAGCTGAAAAACAGTTATTCGGCAAAGTTTTTGAAGGCGTTGCAAGACATGTTTTTGAACCGGAGAATCGGGACGCAGATGTTTCTGCTGCTGATTGGATTTTTCTTGGCGGGGATTGGATTTGCCGGTGTACTGCTCCAGCCATTTTTGATAGTGATTTATGCCCCGCTTGCGTTGTTTGTCGGACTTCCTTTTATTTATATCTTTGTCCGGAGAACCGCTTATCTGAACCGGATTATGATTGCTACAGAAGCGATGGCGGAGGGGCGGCTCCAGAAGGAAATCGAGGTGGAAGGCAAATCTCCATTGGCCAAGCATGCCGCCAATTTGAACAACGTCCGGGAAGGCGTCCGGATTTCCATGAACGAGCAGGCGAAAAGCGAGCGGTTGAAAACGGAGCTTATCACGAATGTCAGCCATGACTTACGGACACCGCTCACCTCCATTATCACGTATACCGATCTGTTGAAGAATGAGGAGTTATCCATTGAGGAGCGAATGAAATATGTCGATATTCTTGATAAGAAATCCCAGCGTTTGAAAACGCTGATCGAGGATCTGTTCGATGTGTCCAAGATGGCGAGCGGCAATATGGAGTTGACGAAACAGCGGGTGGATTTAACGCAGTTATTACAACAGGCACTTGCGGAGCACGCTGCCGAAATCGAAGAGTCGGGTCTGGATTTCCGTCCGACCATGCCCGAGTCGCCATTAATTGCCTATGTCGATGGGCAACGGTGGTGGCGCGTGCTGGATAACTTGATTGTCAATGCGATCAAATACACATTGCCGGGCACCCGGGTGTATATTTCGCTCCGGCAAGTGGGAAGCCAATCCGAGTTCGTCGTGAAAAATGTGACGAAATACGAGCTGGGTGAAAATGTGGACGAATTATTCGAGCGTTTCAAACGGGCGGACACCTCCCGCCATACGGATGGTTCGGGCCTCGGTCTTGCCATCGCACAATCCATTGTCGATCTGCATGATGGGACAATGAAAATCGAGGTTGACGGGGATTTGTTCAAAGTGACTGTAACGGTTCCCGCGCTGCCGCTGTAA
- a CDS encoding response regulator transcription factor, translating into MATFTVLVADDDQDIRDGIEIYLKNEGYLVLKAADGKEALELLASQEVHLLILDIMMPNMDGITATFKIREARNIPIIMLSAKAEDSDKIHGLSVGADDYVTKPFHPMELMARVKSQLRRYVQLGTYDGQRKIEIDGLVLDEESKEITVDGKPVKLTPIEYKITELLMKHAGRVFSINEIYERVWNEEAYNAENIVAVHIRKIREKIEADPKNPRYVKVVWGIGYKIEK; encoded by the coding sequence ATGGCAACATTCACAGTACTCGTGGCGGATGACGATCAGGACATCCGCGACGGCATCGAGATCTACTTAAAAAATGAAGGCTATCTAGTATTGAAAGCGGCGGATGGGAAAGAGGCGTTGGAATTGCTGGCATCCCAAGAGGTCCATCTGCTCATTCTCGATATTATGATGCCGAATATGGACGGAATTACGGCGACATTCAAAATCCGGGAGGCGCGCAATATCCCGATTATCATGCTGAGTGCCAAGGCGGAGGATTCCGATAAGATTCACGGCTTGTCGGTAGGGGCGGATGATTATGTGACGAAGCCGTTCCATCCGATGGAGCTGATGGCACGGGTCAAGTCGCAATTGCGGCGCTATGTCCAGCTGGGTACATATGATGGGCAGCGGAAGATTGAAATCGACGGGCTTGTATTGGATGAAGAGTCGAAGGAAATCACCGTAGATGGGAAACCGGTGAAGCTGACGCCGATCGAATATAAAATCACCGAATTGCTCATGAAGCACGCAGGTCGGGTCTTCTCCATCAATGAAATTTACGAGCGAGTTTGGAATGAAGAAGCATATAATGCGGAAAACATCGTGGCAGTCCATATACGGAAAATCCGGGAAAAAATCGAAGCGGATCCGAAAAATCCGAGATACGTGAAGGTGGTGTGGGGCATTGGTTACAAAATCGAAAAATGA
- a CDS encoding DMT family transporter encodes MSQRISFVAVLLGAMLWGTTGTAQTFMPQTVHPLAVGASRLAVGGFTLLLVLLLMRKIQLRHWPWKATILSALAMAIFQLCFFTSIRLTGVAIGTVVAIGSAPMFSGVIEWLFLKRRPTKVWVAATCLAIVGCALLFSNKEGMVVHPIGVLLSLCAGLLFALYTFFNKDVLEQEEAVASVAVIFSVSAAMLLPFLFIFETEGLLTGRGVATTIYLGIAATTIAYILFSKGLQNIPSSSAVTLSLAEPLTAAVLSVLIVGERLDLFSWLGVSMLLGGILVLTLRGRADRGTS; translated from the coding sequence GTGTCTCAACGGATTTCTTTTGTGGCGGTGTTGCTCGGAGCGATGCTGTGGGGAACGACAGGAACGGCGCAGACGTTCATGCCGCAAACCGTGCATCCGCTGGCGGTCGGTGCGTCCCGGCTGGCGGTCGGCGGATTCACGTTATTGCTTGTCCTTTTGTTGATGCGGAAAATTCAACTCCGCCACTGGCCTTGGAAAGCGACCATCCTTTCGGCGTTGGCGATGGCTATTTTCCAGCTATGCTTTTTCACTTCCATCCGGCTGACAGGCGTGGCCATCGGAACGGTCGTGGCGATTGGCAGTGCACCGATGTTTTCTGGCGTTATTGAATGGCTGTTTCTGAAACGCCGCCCGACTAAAGTATGGGTTGCTGCGACATGCCTCGCGATTGTCGGGTGTGCCTTATTGTTTTCCAATAAAGAAGGGATGGTCGTCCATCCAATCGGCGTCTTGCTTTCCTTATGCGCGGGCCTTCTGTTTGCGCTTTATACGTTCTTTAATAAAGATGTACTGGAACAGGAGGAAGCGGTCGCTTCCGTCGCAGTCATCTTCTCCGTCAGTGCCGCCATGCTTCTCCCTTTTCTGTTCATTTTCGAAACGGAGGGGCTGCTGACAGGACGCGGGGTGGCGACAACGATTTACTTAGGTATCGCAGCGACAACAATTGCTTATATTCTTTTTTCGAAGGGACTTCAAAACATCCCATCTTCCTCGGCTGTCACGCTCTCACTTGCAGAACCGCTTACTGCCGCGGTATTAAGTGTATTGATCGTTGGCGAACGGCTTGATCTGTTTTCGTGGTTGGGCGTTTCGATGTTGCTTGGGGGGATTCTTGTTTTGACCTTGAGAGGACGCGCTGACCGGGGAACTTCCTGA